A genomic segment from Clostridia bacterium encodes:
- a CDS encoding zinc-dependent alcohol dehydrogenase, translating to MKALCWFGKQDVRVEQVPDPNILNPRDCIVRITRTAICGSDLHLYDGFIPTMEQGDILGHEFMGEVVEVGPEVRNTRVGDRVVVPFTICCGQCFFCKNGMWSLCDNTNPNAYMLESLYGQSGAALYGYSHLYGGYAGGQAQYARVPFADIDPIKIPDGMPDEQALFLSDIFPTGYMAAEVCGIQPGQTVAIWGCGPVGQFAIRSAFLLGAERVIAIDRFPERLQMASQAKAEVLNYEETEDLIETLKYMTGGRGPDHCIDAVGLEAHGHSVDAFIDEVKQTLRIEMDRPLVLRQCIQACRKGGTVSIPGVYGGFLNKIPFGAAFAKGLTMKMGQTHVIKYLAPLLERIQHGEIDPSFVITHRVSIDNAPEMYRKFLNKQDHCIKVVLDPWAEQMAA from the coding sequence ATGAAAGCTCTTTGCTGGTTTGGCAAACAGGATGTCAGAGTCGAACAAGTTCCCGATCCGAACATTCTTAATCCACGCGATTGCATCGTGAGGATCACGCGCACAGCCATCTGCGGGTCTGACCTGCACCTCTATGACGGATTCATCCCGACTATGGAGCAGGGGGATATCCTTGGCCACGAGTTCATGGGCGAAGTCGTCGAAGTCGGCCCAGAGGTCAGGAACACAAGGGTGGGCGACCGCGTCGTCGTGCCCTTCACCATTTGCTGCGGGCAGTGCTTCTTTTGCAAAAACGGGATGTGGTCGCTCTGCGACAATACCAATCCCAACGCATACATGCTTGAGAGCCTCTACGGGCAATCGGGCGCGGCGCTCTATGGTTACTCGCACCTCTACGGCGGCTATGCAGGCGGACAAGCGCAATACGCGCGTGTGCCCTTCGCCGATATAGATCCCATCAAAATTCCCGACGGCATGCCCGATGAACAGGCGCTTTTCCTCTCCGATATCTTCCCCACCGGCTACATGGCCGCGGAAGTATGCGGCATACAACCCGGCCAGACTGTCGCGATTTGGGGCTGCGGCCCCGTCGGGCAGTTCGCTATCCGCAGCGCGTTCCTACTCGGAGCCGAACGCGTCATCGCCATCGATCGCTTCCCTGAGCGCCTGCAGATGGCCTCACAGGCCAAGGCCGAGGTGCTCAACTACGAAGAGACCGAGGACCTTATCGAGACGCTCAAGTACATGACTGGCGGACGCGGCCCCGATCACTGCATCGACGCCGTTGGCCTCGAAGCGCACGGCCACTCTGTCGATGCCTTTATTGACGAAGTCAAACAAACCCTTCGCATAGAAATGGATCGTCCTCTCGTCCTGCGCCAGTGCATACAGGCCTGCCGCAAGGGCGGCACCGTTTCCATCCCCGGCGTTTACGGCGGGTTCCTCAACAAGATTCCCTTCGGAGCCGCCTTCGCTAAGGGCCTCACCATGAAAATGGGACAGACGCACGTGATCAAGTACCTTGCCCCGCTTCTCGAGCGCATCCAGCACGGCGAAATCGATCCCAGCTTCGTCATCACCCACAGGGTGTCGATCGACAACGCGCCGGAGATGTACCGCAAGTTCTTAAACAAACAGGATCACTGCATCAAAGTCGTCCTGGACCCATGGGCGGAGCAGATGGCGGCATAG
- the purM gene encoding phosphoribosylformylglycinamidine cyclo-ligase: protein METNSTTYADAGVDIERANRTKQRIKYLAHKTFNRNVLSEIGGFGGLFQIDQKKYKDPVLVSSVDGVGTKLKIAFEMNLHHTVGGDLVNHCVNDIAVQGAAPMFFMDYLAVGKLEPETAEKVIAGIAEACKHNGCALIGGETAEMPGFYPSGEYDLAGFIVGVVEKEKVITGKDVQVGDVLIGLPSTGLHTNGYALARKLLFSVARYSPDTYVNEMKGKVGTELMKQHKSYWPVLRRLIDADAVAAMAHITGGGITENLPRVLPKGMGAVVEMGTWPVLPIFEHMQKLGNIEHSEMMRTFNMGIGMVLVVSPKKFKKVQSILEKSGEKGYTIGRIVKGDKKVQYS, encoded by the coding sequence ATGGAAACAAACTCCACTACTTATGCCGACGCCGGCGTTGATATCGAACGCGCCAACCGAACCAAACAACGTATCAAGTATCTCGCCCATAAGACGTTCAACAGGAACGTTCTGAGCGAAATCGGCGGCTTCGGCGGCCTATTCCAGATCGATCAGAAGAAGTACAAAGACCCAGTACTCGTCTCCAGCGTTGATGGCGTCGGAACCAAGCTTAAGATCGCCTTCGAGATGAACCTGCACCACACCGTCGGTGGCGACCTTGTGAACCATTGCGTCAACGACATTGCCGTGCAGGGTGCCGCGCCCATGTTCTTCATGGACTATTTGGCCGTCGGCAAGCTCGAACCAGAGACCGCGGAGAAGGTCATCGCCGGGATTGCCGAAGCATGCAAGCACAACGGCTGCGCCCTAATTGGCGGCGAAACGGCCGAAATGCCCGGCTTTTATCCATCTGGCGAATACGACCTCGCAGGCTTTATCGTCGGCGTGGTTGAGAAAGAAAAGGTCATCACAGGGAAGGACGTTCAGGTCGGCGACGTCCTGATCGGACTGCCCTCCACCGGACTCCATACCAACGGCTACGCGCTCGCCCGCAAGCTGCTCTTCTCCGTCGCTCGCTACTCGCCTGATACGTACGTGAATGAGATGAAGGGCAAGGTCGGCACCGAGTTGATGAAGCAGCACAAGTCGTACTGGCCCGTACTGCGCCGCCTTATCGATGCCGATGCAGTCGCAGCCATGGCGCACATCACCGGCGGCGGCATCACCGAAAATCTGCCGCGCGTCCTGCCCAAAGGCATGGGCGCCGTTGTGGAAATGGGAACCTGGCCCGTCCTCCCCATCTTCGAACACATGCAGAAGCTCGGCAATATCGAGCACTCGGAGATGATGCGCACCTTCAACATGGGTATCGGAATGGTTCTTGTCGTCTCGCCCAAGAAGTTCAAGAAGGTGCAGTCAATCCTGGAGAAATCCGGCGAGAAGGGCTACACCATCGGCCGTATCGTCAAAGGCGACAAGAAAGTACAGTACAGCTAA
- a CDS encoding SRPBCC family protein, producing the protein MNYENPFPSRSRRTDWASRSEAPEQRHRLKPTPMQSWATIVGGSALATFGATRRNWAGAGLAAAGGYLVYRGVRSTRHHVQPIHVERAFTINKPVEEVFQFWRNFENLPRFMRHLQSVQVTGDRKSRWQARAPMGINVTWEAEITDEQSNSYIVWTSLAGATIENRGSVEFRPATFHGGTEVRVAIDYRLPAGRLGAVIARMFGEEPEQQIREDLRHFKQLLEAGEIPTTEGQPSGRRTPWVRMVQAVTAEKRSLIQRTA; encoded by the coding sequence ATGAACTACGAAAACCCATTCCCTTCGCGCTCGCGCCGTACCGATTGGGCCTCCCGTTCGGAAGCGCCGGAGCAACGACATCGGCTGAAACCGACACCCATGCAATCGTGGGCAACCATCGTCGGCGGCAGCGCCCTGGCCACGTTTGGCGCCACGCGTCGCAACTGGGCCGGTGCCGGACTTGCGGCCGCCGGGGGCTATCTCGTCTATCGAGGTGTGCGCTCAACCCGCCACCACGTGCAACCGATTCACGTCGAGCGCGCCTTCACCATTAACAAGCCGGTCGAAGAAGTTTTCCAGTTCTGGCGCAATTTCGAAAACCTGCCGCGATTCATGCGCCACCTCCAGTCCGTGCAAGTGACCGGCGACCGAAAGTCCCGCTGGCAAGCACGCGCACCGATGGGCATCAACGTCACCTGGGAAGCCGAGATTACCGACGAACAGTCCAACTCCTACATCGTCTGGACATCGCTGGCCGGCGCCACGATTGAGAACCGCGGCTCCGTTGAGTTCCGTCCTGCCACTTTCCATGGCGGCACCGAAGTCAGAGTCGCTATCGACTACCGCCTGCCCGCAGGCAGACTGGGTGCTGTGATCGCGCGCATGTTCGGCGAAGAACCCGAGCAGCAGATACGCGAAGACCTGCGGCATTTCAAACAGCTTCTCGAAGCCGGCGAGATACCGACGACCGAGGGACAGCCCTCCGGACGTCGGACGCCGTGGGTACGCATGGTTCAGGCCGTCACTGCCGAAAAGCGGTCCCTGATCCAGCGCACCGCCTGA
- a CDS encoding DinB family protein, with protein MSNFSLPQADEYAEFYAGYIQRVPETDVVGAMESQLTEVQATLNKFSDAEAESLKGTEQWSLKQVLGHLCDSDRVLSYRLLRISRGDRTPLPGYEQDDYVAEGRFNERTLESLLEEYTLLRKATIALAKTITPEMAPRRGVANGSEVTVRALLYIIVGHTRQHLEFIRMRNAGKLS; from the coding sequence ATGTCGAACTTTTCATTGCCGCAAGCGGACGAGTACGCGGAGTTCTATGCCGGTTACATTCAGCGTGTGCCGGAGACAGATGTCGTCGGCGCCATGGAATCGCAACTCACGGAGGTGCAGGCAACGCTGAACAAATTCAGCGATGCCGAGGCGGAGTCCTTGAAGGGAACGGAGCAGTGGTCGCTTAAGCAAGTGTTGGGCCACCTATGCGACAGCGACCGGGTGCTCTCGTACCGCCTGCTGCGTATTTCGCGCGGGGATCGCACGCCGTTGCCGGGGTACGAGCAGGACGATTACGTCGCCGAGGGACGATTCAACGAGCGGACGCTTGAGTCTCTGCTTGAGGAATACACACTGCTGCGTAAGGCGACGATCGCGCTGGCAAAAACCATCACGCCAGAGATGGCGCCGCGCCGGGGTGTGGCGAATGGCAGCGAAGTGACGGTAAGAGCCCTGCTCTACATCATCGTCGGACACACACGCCAGCACCTGGAATTCATTCGTATGCGTAACGCAGGGAAGCTTTCCTGA
- the efp gene encoding elongation factor P, with protein sequence MAIPATQMRPGMVIKHNNELHAVFSVEHRTPGNLRAFIQAKLRNLRTGAMFEHRFRSGDAIDKITVDEIKMEFLYNDGDDYYFMDTTSYEQTHMKRDTLGDAVDYLTANLQITVEIFDGKPVGIELPQTVELKIVATEPGLKSATASSVTKPATTETGLVVYVPPFINEGDTVKVDTSDGGYLSRA encoded by the coding sequence ATGGCGATTCCAGCCACACAAATGCGTCCCGGCATGGTCATCAAACACAACAACGAACTTCATGCCGTCTTCAGCGTTGAACACCGCACACCGGGCAACCTGCGCGCTTTCATCCAGGCCAAGCTGCGCAACCTGCGTACCGGCGCAATGTTCGAACATCGGTTCCGCTCAGGCGACGCAATTGACAAGATCACCGTCGACGAAATCAAAATGGAGTTTCTCTACAACGACGGCGACGATTACTACTTCATGGACACCACCAGCTACGAGCAGACGCACATGAAGCGCGACACGCTCGGCGACGCGGTGGATTACCTGACAGCAAATCTCCAGATCACGGTCGAAATCTTCGATGGCAAGCCCGTCGGCATCGAACTGCCGCAGACTGTCGAACTCAAGATCGTCGCCACCGAACCGGGCTTGAAATCTGCAACCGCCAGCAGCGTCACCAAGCCGGCAACCACCGAAACCGGTCTGGTCGTCTATGTGCCGCCCTTCATTAACGAAGGCGACACGGTTAAGGTTGACACCTCCGACGGTGGATACCTGAGTCGCGCATAG
- a CDS encoding metallophosphoesterase codes for MRRSHPGSALAIVAVILCCFQFAAAQQALELNLRPPFKFIAYGDIRFLDPSNTKDSDPVRRKLIVEKIVSEKPEFVLISGDLVARGDRASDWQAWDAETAAFPRSKIRVLPALGNHDLRGDLGVALGNYFQRFPELKQSRWYSARAGNVLVLTLDSSIDPGADTIDQQGAAGIAASKAQTRWLEQQLDAIPHDVDFVIFNLHHPPYTRSQSNAHGGGHSVREAEKRIAGMLEDRQAHTRARFVVIAGHVHNYERYEHGGVTYIVSGGGGATPYEIPRQPDDVYTDPGPTYHYCVLNVDKGKLGFSMMKLEMKGNKADWQERDFFTLTPAKAAAATAKH; via the coding sequence ATGAGGCGCAGCCACCCCGGTTCGGCATTAGCGATTGTCGCCGTAATTCTTTGCTGTTTCCAATTTGCTGCGGCCCAGCAGGCGCTCGAATTGAATTTGCGCCCGCCGTTCAAGTTCATCGCTTATGGCGATATCCGTTTCCTCGATCCTTCCAACACCAAGGACAGCGATCCAGTCAGGCGCAAGCTCATTGTGGAGAAGATTGTCTCGGAGAAGCCAGAGTTCGTCCTGATCAGCGGAGACCTTGTCGCGCGTGGCGACCGCGCTTCCGACTGGCAGGCGTGGGACGCTGAAACCGCTGCTTTCCCTCGGTCGAAAATCCGTGTGCTCCCCGCGCTTGGCAACCACGATCTCCGCGGTGATTTGGGTGTGGCGCTCGGCAATTACTTCCAGCGCTTTCCGGAATTAAAACAAAGCCGGTGGTACTCCGCACGTGCGGGCAACGTGCTGGTGCTCACGCTCGACAGCTCGATCGATCCCGGCGCCGACACCATCGATCAACAGGGCGCTGCCGGCATCGCCGCCAGCAAGGCGCAGACGCGCTGGCTCGAACAGCAACTCGATGCCATTCCCCACGACGTGGACTTCGTCATCTTCAATCTCCACCATCCGCCGTACACGCGCTCGCAGAGTAACGCCCATGGCGGCGGCCACTCCGTTCGAGAAGCAGAGAAGAGAATTGCCGGAATGCTCGAAGACAGGCAGGCTCACACACGCGCTCGTTTCGTCGTCATTGCCGGGCACGTGCATAACTACGAACGCTATGAGCACGGCGGGGTGACCTACATCGTCTCCGGCGGCGGTGGCGCGACGCCTTACGAGATACCGCGCCAACCTGACGACGTCTACACCGATCCAGGCCCCACGTACCACTATTGCGTCCTGAACGTGGATAAGGGAAAACTCGGCTTCTCCATGATGAAATTGGAAATGAAGGGGAATAAGGCCGATTGGCAAGAGCGAGATTTCTTCACGCTCACTCCTGCGAAAGCCGCCGCAGCTACGGCCAAACACTAG
- a CDS encoding adenine phosphoribosyltransferase, whose amino-acid sequence MHQPKPAMNCEALKQLIREVPDFPKPGILFYDITTLLKDKLGFARLIDALTAHYLNKEIDLVLGIEARGFIFGPALAYRLNAGFVPVRKPGKLPAETVKWTYELEYGHDTLEMHKDAIKPGQRVIIVDDLLATGGTAQATAELAKSQGADICGLGFVVELDFLAGRNKLQGYDVLSLLHYDK is encoded by the coding sequence ATGCACCAGCCCAAACCTGCAATGAACTGTGAAGCCCTGAAGCAACTCATTCGTGAAGTGCCCGATTTCCCTAAGCCGGGCATTCTCTTCTACGACATCACCACGCTGCTCAAGGACAAGCTTGGTTTTGCCAGGCTCATTGACGCACTCACCGCGCATTACCTGAACAAGGAAATTGACCTCGTTCTTGGCATAGAGGCACGCGGCTTCATCTTCGGCCCCGCACTCGCCTATCGCCTGAACGCCGGGTTCGTTCCCGTGCGCAAGCCCGGAAAGCTACCTGCCGAAACCGTGAAGTGGACCTACGAACTGGAGTACGGGCACGACACGCTGGAGATGCACAAGGACGCCATCAAACCCGGCCAGCGCGTGATCATCGTCGATGACCTGCTCGCCACCGGCGGCACCGCTCAGGCCACGGCGGAACTCGCGAAGTCTCAGGGCGCGGATATTTGCGGCCTCGGGTTCGTCGTGGAACTCGATTTCCTGGCGGGCCGCAACAAGCTCCAGGGGTACGACGTCTTATCCTTGTTGCACTACGACAAATGA
- a CDS encoding GNAT family N-acetyltransferase, whose translation MITIETERLLMKPWAEGDVEDFFPIARDPLVMRCGGAPWSNDEVLEFVARQMVSQDRNGFCMWKLVLKETGELTGFCGLQPLVGTEEIEVGWWLASRCWHKGLATEAARRALEFAFAEAGLERVVAVVLPENEKSVAVTQRLGMRYVGRVQHKGIELLKYEVRKEGWV comes from the coding sequence GTGATCACCATCGAAACAGAACGATTACTGATGAAGCCGTGGGCGGAAGGCGACGTGGAGGACTTCTTTCCAATCGCTCGGGATCCGCTGGTGATGCGCTGCGGTGGCGCGCCATGGTCGAACGACGAAGTGCTCGAATTTGTTGCGCGCCAGATGGTGAGCCAGGATCGCAACGGGTTCTGCATGTGGAAGCTGGTGCTGAAGGAAACCGGCGAACTTACCGGCTTTTGCGGACTGCAACCGCTGGTGGGAACGGAAGAAATCGAGGTGGGCTGGTGGTTGGCATCGCGTTGCTGGCACAAAGGACTGGCAACCGAGGCCGCGCGAAGAGCGCTGGAGTTCGCCTTCGCAGAGGCTGGATTGGAGCGCGTCGTTGCCGTGGTGCTGCCGGAGAACGAGAAGTCAGTGGCCGTCACGCAGCGGCTTGGGATGCGCTACGTTGGACGCGTGCAGCATAAGGGGATTGAACTGTTGAAATATGAGGTGCGGAAAGAGGGTTGGGTTTAG
- the yccX gene encoding acylphosphatase: protein MGARLETRRYIVSGRVQGVGFRWYVEREARILGLSGWVRNKQDGSVEVLAAGTREQLGALYDKLKQGPRAARVDDVEVEEAAPLNDLTTFRIEGAW from the coding sequence ATGGGCGCTAGATTGGAAACCCGCCGTTATATTGTCTCCGGCCGCGTGCAGGGTGTCGGCTTCCGCTGGTACGTGGAACGCGAAGCTCGCATCCTTGGCCTCAGTGGCTGGGTGCGCAACAAGCAGGATGGCAGTGTCGAAGTGCTGGCCGCCGGGACACGTGAGCAACTGGGCGCGCTGTACGACAAGTTGAAGCAAGGCCCGCGCGCTGCGCGCGTGGATGATGTGGAAGTGGAAGAAGCAGCACCGTTGAACGATCTTACGACTTTCCGAATTGAGGGAGCGTGGTAG